The Notolabrus celidotus isolate fNotCel1 chromosome 6, fNotCel1.pri, whole genome shotgun sequence nucleotide sequence tggaagtcactgcattaataacagacatgactctgtaatggaagtcactgcattaaaaacagacatgactctgtagtggaagtcactgcattaaaaacagacacgactctgtagtggaagtcactgcattaaacagagacatgactctgtagtggaagtcactgcattaaacagagacatgactctgtagtggaagtcactgcattaaacacagacatgactctgtagtggaagtcactgcattataaacagacatgactctgtagtggaagtcactgcattaaaaacagacatgactctgtagtggaagtcactgcattaaaaatagacatgactctgtagtggaagtcactgcattaaaaacagacatgactctgtagtggaagtcactgcattaaaaacagacatgactctgtagtggaagtcactgcattaaaaacagacatgactctgtagtggaagtcactgcattaaaaacagacatgactctgtagtggaagtcactgcattaaacacagacatgactctgtagtggaagtcactgcattaaaaacagacatgactctgtagtggaagtcactgcattaaatacagacatgactctgtagaggaagtcactgcattaaaaacagacatgactctgtagtggaagtcactgcattaaaaacagacatgactctgtagtggaagtcactgcattaagaacagacatgactctgtagtggaagtcactgcattaataacagacatgactctgtagtggaagtcactgcattaaaaacagacatgactctgtagtggaagtcactgcattaaaaacagacacgactctgtagtggaagtcactgcattaaacagagacatgactctgtagtggaagtcactgcattaaacagagacatgactctgtagtggaagtcactgcattaaacacagacatgactctgtagtggaagtcactgcattataaacagacatgactctgtagtggaagtcactgcattaagaacagacatgactctgtagtggaagtcactgcattaaaaacagacatgactctgtagtggaagtcactgcattataaacagacatgactctgtagtggaagtcactgcattataaacagacatgactctgtagtggaagtcactgcattaagcaCAGTATCTAACAGGAGAACTTGGTGTGTTTGGTATCTTCAGGAAACTTGTAAGAAGCTCCACTCCCTCCTTGACAAGATTGACGAGGACAGGTACGACTTGGAGATCAAAGTTGGCAAAGCAGATAAAGAGGTATGACTTTTACCCTTTAGCGATCCAGCTCATCTGGAACAGGATTCACTATCACCCCTTAacatctccttctctcctcagaTTGAAGATCTGAGGATCAAAGTGGTGGACCTTGCCGGCGTGAAGAAACCCGCTCTGAAGAAAGTACGTATGTCCGCCGACGCcatgctgaaggctctgctggGCTCCAAACACACGGTCAACATGGACCTGAGGGCCGGCCTGAAGCAGGTGAAGAAGGAGGTCAAAGAGGAGGTGAGTCTTCACAGAGGCCGAGTCACACGGGTACAGAGACCGGAGGCGGGGAAGTACACGTTTGACTGTGGACTGTTTGTGTCTTTCAGCCGGCGGAGGCGGTGGGTGACTGGCGTAAGAACATTGAGGACaaagctgacaggaagaagatgTTCGAGACCTCCTAAAGAAAGCAGCTCTGCTCTTGTTACTCTGAGCTGTTAGCACTTTTTATGACATTTATGGATTCTTGCATTCAAAAAAAATACCTTTTGTTTCATTAAATCTGTCACTGTGAGCTCGGTCTGCTATTGTACATTTGTAAAGCGAGTGTTTCAGACGAGAGGTCCCTCTAAGTTTCGGCGTCGTCTGGATGATTTCAGACTCTGACGCGTAGTTTCACTTGTTCTTGTTCACTTTTGACGTCTTCCTGCTGATAGTGTTtctgaaataaatgtgttttgtttcataCTCCTGATTGTCATGAGGTATTCTGTCTTTGACTCAGTGACGCACAACACTGCAGACAAAACACGTGACGCACCCGAGCGACCTCTAGAGTCCGACATGTggtttgttcctgtttgtttttgtcaaacgTTAAAGAAGAACGTCTTCAAACAGAACTAATGCTTGTTTTCTGACTTCACAGTGAATATTCGTTCTACCAGAATCATGTTTGCTTTAACTTTTACTCAGAAACCTTGACTTACTTGAACTCTCTGTGgttaaatttaacattattcATCCTAAGCTGAGTTCTGTTTGACGGCGGTTCCGAGCTGTGTTGTGCTCTTTGTGGTGCTGTGCATGTCAGTGAGGGCTGAGACACAATATCtatctttgtaaagcatatatCAGAACTCAGGAGGCTGTGAAAAGTGAATGTTTAACCAACCTTACTTTAGAGAGTCACTAAAAATCTGGAAAATGTTGAGTTTTCTGCAGGTCTGTGGCCCTAATGTTAAAAacgaacatgtttttaacatttatttttcttaagctaaaatgcatttttttaattcaaacactTTAGATGCAACGTTGTTAAATTTTAACCTGAAATTTAACAACGTTGAACTGAATTGAATCATACACTAACTTATTGTTATTAGAAAACCACGTCCACTGCATGCTAACACTCtcacattcatatttttttctctaatcaattttaaatgtaattccAAAAGTTAAAATTTGACTCAATCAGTGCTTCACAGCAGTGTACACTTGTACcaaatatttacatattttacaaCACAACATTAAATCCCCATAATAACTACTTCTACACCTTAATATGATATATCGTgaaaaagtttaattttttcaacactttctgaaaatgtaaataaattctAGACTCattgcacttaaaaaaaaaaaaaattgtaagcATGTTTCTACTTTGATTACGTTAATTATGATCCTCAGTGTGaaaagttatatatttatatatttcaaaatattagaaaatgtaattttgagttattttacacatttttttgcttttataaataatagtaaaaataaagaaataatacttttttcttttagatgCACTAGTATTTCAAAAGTAGCAAGAAAGATTATAAACAGTCaaaaatttaagaaaataaatgtataaatttaaaagattaaagtcataacactgagagaaaaaatatttaaatgtatgaatTAATTCTTATTAATTTACAAGATTGtagtaaaaaaaattgagaataATGTAAactttttcaattatttttctttatacttgatTTCTCATTTCATATCTTTCCTTCAAAAATGTAGACACATTTTtataaatgcattaaaacaaactgagctttatttataagcagataaaatgttaattctTTGAGTGATAACCATTTCACattattacagttttttttaaatgaatatgcCGTTAATGATGAATTAACACAACAACCTCCTTGTATTAACATTTACAGGAGaagttaatgttaaatatacatcaaCACTCATCACAGTGTTATTGCTTTATCTGACCACAGGGGGTCAGCAGAGGACAGAGTACCTCAGGAAAAAGAGCCCGTCCCTAAGAACTGAGCTGTTGTAGACTGATTTTAACATCtcaatttatttaatatttcctCCCCAGTTTAAATCATTATAGTTTAATGTCTCTTTTTTAATGATGGaccacatttctttatttaatatcGAGCATGTCCCAAAAAGATTTATAACCTCGGTCAATTTGATTACTGGTGTTCATGTGATGTAAAATAATAAGGTAAAGCTCCTGTTATCATGTCTCtttatgatctacaaaagcaaaataaGATTATCAGGGagaagatttaacatttctctatatctatttttaatgtctgaatctGCTGCGGAGGGGTAGTGATGCATTCAACTGTTTAAAAAGAGGACGAGATTTTTTgttaaaagagaaaacattACTTAATATTACATACGAATGAGACGACAAAAAATGGGATTtgtcaaaaacaacacaaacggAAAGTTCTtaactggagctttaagtttggAGACAATTTTTAAATACACTTCAAATGACTTTGGAAACCAGTGTTGTACTTTTTGCCACACTAAATTTGTAACAGGTAGTATATTCAAGTATTTTAGACACTGGTGTGTTAATTATCAAGTTCTTTGACACTTGGGGTCATTCTGCTTCAGGAGGATCCTTACTTTTGGTATTcacgtctttttttaaatgtaaatgtttcagtCCTTTTGCTTTAATGAATAACTGATGATTACTAGCTAAGAAGGGTGAAGGACTTCAAACCaccttctgttttttaaaagtctttatgTTGCTGTATTTCTGCTGGAAGGGTTCTGTACCTGGTTCACCGTTGCGTCAAAGTGAAGGTGAGCGACCTCACATTCATTTTGTGATTTAAGATTTAGGTTTATTTCACATATGTTGACAGCAGTTAGCTGAATGTACACAGTTTATATTAATTTCTgtccttgttgtgttttcagttgcCGTCTTAACCCAGGACTGTGAAGTCTTGTTTCACGCAGAAACATTTCATCTCAAGATATCTTTAGGACCCGAGCATCGATGAGGTCTGCGAAGGCCTTACTGTAACCCggaggatttttctttctttctaaagtaaattgcctttttggagccttcagCATGCCTGAAAACTCACCAAACTTCagacactcatcaggcctggcgaaaatgtCGATATTCTTTTGGTCCCgtgcaaaaagtcccaaaaatggctcaatagcgCCCCCTTCTTTCCAACTGGTCACCCCCTCAACACGGTTCAACTTACgtacatgcatgacattttttattttttttattatttttttaagtaatattttttgggctttttgcctttattcctaTCCTTtataagagagacaggaaatgtggggagtagagagcgggggaagacatgcaggaaatggtcgaccggtcgggaaCTGAACCAGCAACccttgcgacgaggactgtagcctctgtatgtggggcacagCGCcccatgacatttttttcccataTGTCCTACAAAAAAGATTGTTAATGTCATGCTGAAATGGTCGGCAAAGGCCTTATTGTAACCCcaaggatttttctttctttctacctagtaaagtaaattgcctttttggagccttcagCATGCCTGAAAACTCACCAAACTTCagacactcatcaggcctggcaAAAATGTTGATATTCTTTTGGTCCCgtgcaaaaagtcccaaaaatggctcaatagcgCCCCCTTCTTTCCAACTGGTCACCCCCTCAACACGGTTCAACTTacctacatgcatgacattttttatttttttaagttatattttttgggctttttgcctttattcctaTCCTTtataagagagacaggaaatgtggggagtagagagcgggggaagacatgcaggaaatggtcgaccggtcgggaactgaaccagcaacccctgcgacgaggactgtagcctctgtatgtggggcacagCGCcccatgacatttttttcccataTGTCCTACAAAAAAGATTGCTAATGTCATGCTGAAATGGTCGGCGAAGGCCTTATTGTAACCCcaaggatttttctttctttctacctagtaaagtaaattgcctttttggagccttcagCATGCCTGAAAACTCACCAAACTTCagacactcatcaggcctggcaAAAATGTTGATATTCTTTTGGTCCCgtgcaaaaagtcccaaaaatggctcaatagcgCCCCCTTCTTTCCAACTGGTCACCCCCTCAACACGGTTCAACTTACGtacatgcatgacatattttttttttttttttttttttaagtaatattttttgggctttttgcctttattcctaTCCTTtataagagagacaggaaatgtggggagtagagagcggggaaagacatgcaggaaatggtcgaccggtcgggaactgaaccagcaacccctgcgacgaggactgtagcctctgtatgtggggcacagCGCccaatgacatttttttcccataTGTCCTACAAAAAAGATTGCTAATGTCATGCTGAAATGGTCGGCGAAGGCCTTATTGTAACCCcaaggatttttctttctttctacctagtaaagtaaattgcctttttggagccttcagCATGCCTCAAAACTTACCAAACttgacacactcatcaggcctggcgaaaatgtCAATATTCTTTTGGTCCCgtgcaaaaagtcccaaaaatggctcaatagcgCCCCCTTCTTTCCAACTATGCACTCCCTCAACACGGTTCAACTTACATGCAtgaattggttttttttttctttaaagttatatttttggggcttttggcCTTCCCaaaggaaaattttactgcttaAGGCTTTCTTTTTGaagtctccagagacaaaattgagattctcacttcagcctcattcaagtttcaaattgttctcattcgtttctcctaaaattcaccaggagaaatagttgagaccatgacatgagtcttatttgagacttaaatgagagatcccATTAATGGCTAccttttttcaatatattttttggcctttttggctttatttgttaggtaaaaatagaaaaaataacaaaaaaaagaatacaagtTGAAAAGAAGacatagttatacaaaagaaacaaaatcaatattagcaagcactggaacattttactttacatgtgcgaaaaggagtacgaagaagttaaaacttatctaatcctcccccttcattcattattatctggcattatacCCATGcactcccacaagtcaaatcttcatatttacaccgacAATCAAAAGGaaacccctcgtgattatcaacacttgtcttcctccttgtacctcatgaaaattatttctttatacctcttcttgaactggattatgttctgacattgctgtagctccatattgagtctgTTCTACAGTTTTATTCCACAgactaaaatacaaaaacttcttgtggtccgaacactcatctttaatctcaacttccctctgaagttataacccccctctctttcaaagaacagtctttgaatatttcctggaagaAGATTTTTCCTTGCTTTGTACttaatttgtgcagttttaaaatctatgaggtcaaatcatttcaatattttgacCTTGTAGGGCACGTATTTAAGAGATCTTGCCCTAGGCCTTTTCTccgatcaagtccaaaccacgCACATTCTGTattagacacattgacgattcaaaGTTATCAGAAAAAAAACGTGAAAtctaaaaattgtgggcgtggcagacgtTCAGGCGATGCATCAAATGCACATGTCACGCCATAAACAGGAAagggttttttgggggggatttaAAATGCACACAAGTCTCATTAAATCGGCCACACGCATCAGCCTCGCATCCCAAAATAAATCGTAAACAAGAACCACATCACACCAGTGTCGGCTCGTCTTCACTGCCTTCCTGTCAGGATCCAGTTTTTGATTttatcacttgtttttaaaacttgacAAAGTAGTAGTAATGATGCTGCCCGACATTAACTGTTAGGTTTATCCCCCAGGACCATGAATCTGATGAAGTAACAGCCTTtatgtctctctgctcttctccAGACCTCTTCCTGTCCTGTCCCTCTGAGGACTGCTGACCACCTCAGACTGACCAGCCGTCACAAAAGGGCGATTTACGACCTGAGCAGTCAAAGGATGAAGGTATTTCAGGAGCTCATTGGCCTGGTTGGTTCCCTGAGTTCCTCATGGCCATAAAGAGGAACCTCCAAACCTGGTCCAAGCACATATATACCCCCAGagatttcactcttttttagtcTTTGACTCCCTCACTGTCTCCCTGTCCTTGTGTCAGTCTCTGCCGCGCTCCTCATCGTCACTGTGAAGGTGAGAAACTCTTTTACTTGGTGGATTTTGTGGCTGAAGCTAAGTGATGCACAGAGCCAAAAGGCCTTAAACATAATACCACTGCTTCGTTTGAAGGGagagtgtttcctgtttgttttcaagTTCTGATGGCAGGACTTCAAATCTGAATCTGAGATTTCCAAAAGTGACTCCGATCAGATAAAACTGTTTGTGTTATTAGCggagtttaaaatgttaaatttgatctTAACATGAGTATCACCTCCCTGGTTGTAGGCATGTTTTTCTAGCTCACCTCTCCTGTTGGACACGTTTATATATTGTAAAAAATGAACatactttaaatattttcatgcAGTTAAGCCAAAAaagttttttaacattataacCGATACTTAAAAATTTGGGACCTGAGTGCAGGGACAtaatttgttcatgttttttttaacattttttaacctcCTTGCACCTTTACAATTGTATCTATAAACCACATGGTTTCAATGATGACGAAAACACTCAAagattttcaaaaagctgttgtttctttttaaaatttcattacattttgaaattgaagttgaacattttcttcttcttttaaacacCTAATgttaaaaatctcaaaatgagaCTCTGCTCAATCTTCACCAccaagaaaatgttaaaaacaagtcTTATCGGTGAGTTTACGTCCTGTGTAAGTTAAGGacgctttgttttattttcctcctaACTGTTGCATTTACAGAAGTGTGTCTGGTTTGGGTTTGGATGGTTCCTCTCTGGTCTACCTTTCCTGTCTGATTTAACTGCTGCTGTGTCAGATTACTTGTTGTTGGAAAATAGCCTGAGTGTCAGATTACAGGTGAACAGGTGATTACAGGAATCACTGATGCTACAAAACAACAGACACCAAATCTTAAACTGACTTCTTTCAAACATCTCAGAAAAATGAGACAGTAttgtaaaagaaaagtaaaatatttaTATGTGCAGTTAGACATTTCATATAagagttttaatcttttaaagaaacattcttTAACTAACCTTTAGAACATAAATCTAAAAAGGAATATATGACTAAAAAAACCTCCTGATAATTTGTTGAATTGTTTTTAACTCGTCTCCCCGGTTAGGTAAAGCTCTCACTCTCATAAAGAAATCATCATAAATGTCACCCCTGGCCTTTGACCCCTAAACCAGGATTAGCGTTGACCTGATTGCCTCAGGTCCTGGGTCAACAGCATGGTGACCGCATCCTGAAGTTCctatttttaaaacagaggaAGGGCCCTGAGAAGGCCCCCGAGCCTCAGGTTGAGAAACCCTGAAACTGCCTGATAGAGCTTTTAAAGAGGGAGTATCAAACTCATTGTCAGGCTTTATATCATCCCTCATGTACCttaatttcagctactgtctctttaagaagcaTCAAAGAACTTTAGAAGActgttgtaaaatgaaaaaaaaaccatgCCCTTATAAGGAGATCCACCAACTGGTGATATGAGCAAGCAACACATGTTTACCTCAcggtttaacattttaaccacGTTTAGAGAGAACAGAGCGAAAAGAGAGAATTAGtattgacatccaacattttaacatttgtttttaaaacatgaaaatagcAGAATACCTCCTCtttaatattataatatatgtgtttttttctggcatatttacagaagtgttgaTTAATATTCACGgtcctttaaaatgaaaaatttaTACATTGTTTACTTTTAAGGAGAAAATTTTAAGTAAAGATGCCTTTAATAATAGAAATATGAACCATGATGTAAAATATTAGAATTCAGTATTACGTTTGTATTCGTACATATATTCGCATttcctaaaaaaacaaaatcaaacatttaaacttacaaccaataaatgttaaaaggaTTAGTTGTGTCTGTAGCAGTGCTCTTTTTGTTATATAAAGATTAAAAAcgtgtatttttctatttatttctatttttaacattttattttattatttttacagagCCTGAAACAAAAAGGACGCCAAGATGTCTGAGTAAGtatgactttgtttttattgacttatacaatcaaaatataacatttaaaaacaataaatgaacCTCTGACTGAAatgatttttgtattttttaacctATTTGATAAAATATTTGTGTCTGAATGTGATCAATAATTCaattttctttcattgaagGGGAAAGAGGATGACATCGAGCCGCAGGCATCATCTCAAGGTAACATGCAACTCCAGAACATCACCAACATGTCCCTGAGAGAGTTACATATGtgacatgaaatgttaaaacgtGACCTGTTTGTAACTCTTAACTTCTGATTTCTCGTCCTGCAGAGTTTGATGCTGCAGATCGCCGCTACCTGGCTGGAGCAGGAAGCCACCGACCTCACCGCCGCCAAAGAAGCTTACATGGCCGAGACCTGCCCAGAACCTGACCTGAGTCTGGACCAGGCTTCCCTGATTGTAAATAAAACTCTTCACACAGAGATTAAATGTCACTTTGATTCCTAAAGGGGACAAACATCCTGATTACAttttattctcttcttttttcaggAGTTCTGCAAGAAGCTGAGTCAGGCCCTCGACAAGATCGATGAGGACAGATACGACGCAGAGGTCAAAGTGGAAAAGGCCGACAAAGACGTAAAGATGTTTAaacctttaatatttaatatgatTCTCAACTTTATTCTGGAACTCTTTCTACGTGTTATTAGTCGACGGTCCTGTTATCGGCTCGTGTGTGATACCAAGcgatacaataaaataccagAAGTCAGAAGAAGACACAACACGTGACGAtacgacacgaaacaacacaaacaatgcaacacgaaacaacacgaacaatacgatacgaaacaacACGTGACAAtacgacacgaaacaacacaaacaatgcaacacgaaacaacacgaacaatacgacacgaaacaacacaTGACGATACGACATGAAACACTATGACACAAAATGGTTCAGGACAAGATGAGGGAAGATGATACTTTACGAAACGGCACGAATAATACGACACGAATAATACGACACGAATAATACGACACGAATACTACGACACGAAACAACGCAAGatgatacaacacaacacaagacgACACGAAGCGACACGAGACAATATAGCACTAAACAACATGAGATTATACAACACGAGACGACGCGAAACGACACGAGACACTACAGCACGAAATGACACGATCCcacacgacacgaaacaacgCAAGATCATACAACACGAAACAACAGGATATGACGTGATAAGACACGAGACGAAACAACACGAGATGGTACAACACGAAAGGACAGGAAACGACaggatacaacacgatacgacacaaGACGATACGACGTGAAACGACGCAAGACACTACAGCACGAAACAACACGTGACGAtacgacacgaaacaacacgtgacgatacgacacgaaacaacacgTGACGAtaggacacaaaacaacaacacgtGACGGtacgacacgaaacaacacgtgacgatacgacacgaaacaacacgtgacgatacgacacgaaacaacacgTGACGATACGACACGAAACAACAACACGTGACGAtacgacacgaaacaacacgTGACGATACGACATGAAACACTATGACACAAAATGGTACAGGACAAGATGAGGGAAGATGGTACTTTACAAAACAGCACGAATAATACGACATGAATAATACGACACGAATAATACGACACGAATAATACGACACGAAACAATGCAAGatgatacaacacaacacaagacgACACGAAGCGACACGAGACAATATAGCACTAAACAACACGAGATTATACAACACGAGACGACGCGAAATGACACGAGACACTACAGCACGAAATGACACGAGATGACACGATCCcacacgacacgaaacaacgCAAGATCATACAACACGAAACGACAGGATATGACGCGATAAGACACGAGACGAAACAACACGAGATGGTACAACACGAAATGACACGaaatgacatgatacgacacgaaACAACGCAAGATGATACAACACGAAAGGACAGGAAACGACaggatacaacacgatacgacacaaGACGATACGAAACAACACGAGATGGTacaacacgacacaacacgataCGACGTGAAACGACGCAAGACACTACAGCACGAAACAACACGTGACGATACGACACATAACACGTTACGATACTTCACGAAACAACACGTGACGAtacgacacgaaacaacacgtgacgatacgacacaaaacaaaacgtgacgatacgacacgaaacaacacgtgacgatacgacacaaaacaacacgtgacgatacgacacgaaacaacacgtgacgatacgacacaaaacaacacgtgacgatacgacacaaaacaacacgtgacgatacgacacgaaacaacacgtgacgatacgacacaaaacaacatgtgacgatacgacacaaaacaacacgtgacgatacgacacaaaacaacacgtgacgatacgacacaaaacaacacgtgacgatacgacacaaaacaacacgtgacgatacgacacaaaacaacacgtgacgatacgacacgaaacaacacgTGACGATACGACACGAAACACTATGACACGAAATAGTACAGGACAAGATGAGGGAAGACGATACTTCACGAAACAAGACACCAATAATATGACAGGAAACAACGCGAGATGATACAACACGAAACGACATGATACGACTTGAGACAATACGAAACAACGTGAGATGATACGGCACGAAACACTACAGCATGAAACGACATGAGACACTATGGCATGAAACAACACGAATAATACGACACGAAACAACGCACGACACTACAGCACGACACGATACGAAACAATGCAAGATGATACAACACGTAACCACAAGAGACGACTCGATACGAGACAACACGATACGACGCGAAACAACACGAATAATACGTCAGGAGATGATACAACACGAAACAACGCAAGACGACACGAGATGGTACAACACAAGACGTTAAAACAAGAGA carries:
- the LOC117815095 gene encoding troponin I, fast skeletal muscle-like isoform X1; this encodes MSDKKMTSSRRHHLKSVMLSIAATMIQQEVKDIAAAKVAYMSENCPPPSTSGDQAALMETCKKLHSLLDKIDEDRYDLEIKVGKADKEIEDLRIKVVDLAGVKKPALKKVRMSADAMLKALLGSKHTVNMDLRAGLKQVKKEVKEEPAEAVGDWRKNIEDKADRKKMFETS
- the LOC117815095 gene encoding troponin I, fast skeletal muscle-like isoform X2 encodes the protein MTSSRRHHLKSVMLSIAATMIQQEVKDIAAAKVAYMSENCPPPSTSGDQAALMETCKKLHSLLDKIDEDRYDLEIKVGKADKEIEDLRIKVVDLAGVKKPALKKVRMSADAMLKALLGSKHTVNMDLRAGLKQVKKEVKEEPAEAVGDWRKNIEDKADRKKMFETS
- the LOC117815095 gene encoding troponin I, fast skeletal muscle-like isoform X3; amino-acid sequence: MLSIAATMIQQEVKDIAAAKVAYMSENCPPPSTSGDQAALMETCKKLHSLLDKIDEDRYDLEIKVGKADKEIEDLRIKVVDLAGVKKPALKKVRMSADAMLKALLGSKHTVNMDLRAGLKQVKKEVKEEPAEAVGDWRKNIEDKADRKKMFETS
- the LOC117815093 gene encoding troponin I, fast skeletal muscle-like, whose protein sequence is MSEGKRMTSSRRHHLKSLMLQIAATWLEQEATDLTAAKEAYMAETCPEPDLSLDQASLIEFCKKLSQALDKIDEDRYDAEVKVEKADKDIAELKLKVVELAGVKKPALKKVRMSADAMLQALLGGKHKVTMDLRANLKQVKKEVKEEAGDGVGDWRKNIEDKADRKKMFETS